In one window of Tubulanus polymorphus chromosome 3, tnTubPoly1.2, whole genome shotgun sequence DNA:
- the LOC141902158 gene encoding beta-1,3-galactosyltransferase 5-like, translating into MADQRAYEFRIVFFIGQVEMSGIEERRLRREMAEHGDIVQASFVDHYRNLTIKALTATSWIEKNCAHIKYAVKIDDVFVNVPRLSRTLRLHFRRHPGNPPPILCRVMHRSPVFRARAKWIVTREEYTGDFYPDYCSGLGFILDMRTLVKLRSVAIRSAKYFWVDDVYLTGMIREAAGIKIADLSPVFQYYALPKYQVTRSRLVEFGKEFIHLNWQTEFTDDNEVMTFSIRLGY; encoded by the coding sequence ATGGCCGATCAACGCGCGTACGAATTCAGAATCGTGTTTTTCATCGGACAGGTCGAGATGAGCGGAATTGAAGAGCGTCGTCTGCGACGAGAAATGGCCGAACACGGGGATATCGTGCAGGCGTCGTTCGTCGATCATTACAGGAATCTGACGATAAAAGCATTGACGGCGACGAGTTGGATCGAAAAAAACTGCGCTCACATTAAATACGCGGTGAAAATCGACGACGTATTCGTAAACGTGCCGAGACTGAGTCGAACGTTGCGGCTACACTTCAGAAGGCATCCCGGTAACCCGCCGCCTATCCTATGCCGTGTCATGCATAGAAGTCCAGTTTTCCGCGCTCGAGCAAAATGGATTGTTACTCGAGAAGAATACACCGGCGATTTCTATCCCGATTACTGTTCCGGGCTGGGCTTCATATTGGACATGCGAACGCTCGTGAAGCTTAGAAGCGTGGCGATTCGTAGTGCGAAGTACTTCTGGGTCGATGATGTCTACTTGACCGGTATGATCAGAGAAGCCGCAGGAATCAAAATAGCCGATTTATCTCCGGTGTTTCAGTACTACGCTTTGCCGAAATATCAAGTAACGCGTTCAAGGCTCGTTGAATTCGGTAAAGAGTTTATCCACCTGAACTGGCAAACTGAATTCACCGATGATAACGAAGTAATGACATTTTCCATTCGGTTGGGATACTGA
- the LOC141901597 gene encoding uncharacterized protein LOC141901597 translates to MKRNEFYDSEVRMKQEEVLRMKREEVPLRMKREEVPVYMSCSIHQGLSSARHLDRYLLMLLGHDVDFKIAKEPEIEKHRVTAILQFCDREQCLRAVNNLNERRSEIANEINFSIHDDLKSAEARTSVEKLIKSISERSKPVLKQHEIRIHEMQKKLNRISNRMKNVPLAEFQSLIDEFDVVKSKHKELERQRAEFQTYLEELTSEIIATSDLARRGAFLTELARECINLTNRLPIYAHRTDIVKMVVDEQVSVILGETGSGKSSQLAKYLYQRGFCDKGLRVVCTQPRKVAAVSLAEHVATELGTSVGDTVGYRVGMQKRTSPATKIVYLTDYILLKECIEDPMLTEYSCIIIDEAHERSIHTDLLIGMIKGILPKRPELRVVITSATMNTDLFRAYFGGCPLLTVSGRTFPVDIAWKDVNEDEVTDDARRGLNDYVEKAVRKAEQIHKSEGKGDILVFLTSPAETERAMTMFQRTNTADDTLCLQLHGRLQADEQKRVFDLAPVGKRKIVFATNCAETSITIEGIKFVLDTGMVKEKKFDAIRNISSLVVTRVSKSSANQRKGRAGRMEAGKCFRLYSEQEYNEMDDSSKPEILRMHLGQALLQLLLLTVNVKNLRKFDFVEAPPAEAIDSALRDLVEIKAVDAEGKLTQLGAKIAKLPLDPRLGKLLLDSVDAGVGLEGLVLAASSTIVGSVFFRLGSDEQKKQADLCKIPFCESAGDQLTMLKVYRQWALVAEREKNRWCVENSINAKAMRMTRDTEKELSKQLDKELGIKLPSHFRSEEDSERLILPILFDTFSSNLCIYAGHARIGYTSVKSGQQVKLHPSSALNYLGETPKWLVFESVLKTSDSFILNVTPVNDSLVRMACADGSIPADTMTKAERYVYEPVTLADFGATLMKKLTGVKFVHAKELETEISRKCEDTLVYFDVKFDRGEIDVYAKAQYSNNVRDTIARYLEPFREDLRSEQRILPISERTKSVRVVLGTGAGIAEVLMPGEYKTVRIENIPPDFSDDEVLDIFRVFGVVKRHARFQAKPRRVSSVWGTITYETKEQAMLAVQARAEASEIKALPDIPRQTANNSGQNFEVCIEYTRRPAKNFGFIKFRDDADFTMAAYALKHVLVDNTTIINIKPSKNKREPHKPISELYMTGLPAYVDEANLKKALTDKLNDQSHMPINIDRLTIPRQPAYANPDEVRLLKDFIVDRLMFDGTLPENEYRIEIRDPTEKNFVQKASVYFRNPAVGESFIRSVRGDLRFPSTYGSAPLKVEARLFASLFLHAGVHGALAYDIDRKIEEICQPSPDLKIVKNPTGKGGSYRIDITMTANDSKRFAKCLCDMQRLIEGDPIRCTDYDCFKHLISQEGRQKLKTIEKDTISFIEVDKRTNTLNIFGTEKSRTSAKVAINKYLDGIVGKNELVVPVAGPTRPAGFLRALIKTYGKTFDALRTACEVNAIHVDLRRKVLKIHGSSEGQRKVEAALHDLARSMSDEVMEEVVEIECCVCFVPIDPKDSMYRLQLCGHLYCKECARGQIDHATNSKDFPIACAAENCPEQNWCLKDIHTFIQPDSGPFRKLLEAAISSFVSKNAAKFHYCLTPNCRMIYRLSDDGEKFTCPLCNRDICTTCNEQYHAGLTCGQYKSARADGVEQWMLGDSKNRKICPKCGIVIEKNDGCNHMTCRNCKAHFCWLCLAVSAGADEFYLHQRTCGRRPMPPI, encoded by the coding sequence ATGAAGAGGAACGAGTTTTATGATTCTGAGGTGAGGATGAAACAAGAAGAGGTTCTGAGAATGAAACGGGAAGAGGTCCCGCTGAGAATGAAAAGAGAGGAGGTCCCAGTATATATGTCATGTTCCATACATCAAGGTTTGTCATCTGCAAGACATCTCGATCGTTACCTGCTGATGTTATTGGGCCACGACGTCGATTTTAAAATCGCCAAGGAACCCGAAATCGAAAAACACCGAGTGACCGCCATACTGCAATTCTGCGATCGAGAACAATGCCTGCGAGCCGTGAATAATCTGAACGAACGCCGAAGTGAAATAGCCAACGAAATCAACTTTTCGATACACGATGACTTGAAGAGCGCCGAAGCCCGTACGAGCGTTGAAAAACTGATTAAAAGCATAAGCGAGAGAAGCAAACCGGTTTTAAAGCAGCACGAAATACGCATCCATGAGAtgcaaaagaaattgaatagAATTTCGAATCGCATGAAAAACGTGCCGTTAGCCGAGTTTCAGTCGTTAATTGATGAATTCGACGTCGTCAAATCCAAACACAAAGAATTGGAACGCCAGAGGGCTGAATTCCAGACATATCTCGAGGAACTTACGTCCGAAATAATCGCCACAAGCGATCTGGCTAGAAGAGGTGCGTTTTTGACAGAGCTCGCTCGGGAATGCATCAATCTAACCAATCGGCTTCCGATTTACGCGCATCGCACCGATATTGTAAAAATGGTCGTAGATGAACAAGTATCGGTGATTCTCGGCGAAACCGGGTCTGGTAAAAGTTCGCAGCTGGCCAAGTATTTGTATCAGAGAGGTTTTTGCGATAAAGGACTGCGGGTAGTTTGCACGCAACCGAGGAAAGTAGCAGCGGTTAGTTTAGCCGAACACGTCGCCACAGAATTGGGCACGTCCGTCGGCGATACGGTCGGTTATCGGGTGGGCATGCAAAAGCGAACGAGCCCCGCGACCAAGATCGTGTATCTGACCGATTACATTTTGTTGAAGGAGTGCATCGAAGATCCGATGTTGACGGAGTATTCGTGTATCATTATCGACGAGGCTCACGAACGCAGTATTCATACCGATCTACTGATCGGCATGATCAAGGGAATTTTGCCGAAGCGACCGGAGTTAAGAGTCGTCATAACTTCGGCGACGATGAACACCGACCTGTTCCGCGCTTACTTCGGTGGTTGTCCGCTGTTGACGGTGTCGGGCCGTACATTTCCTGTCGATATCGCGTGGAAAGATGTAAACGAAGACGAAGTTACTGACGATGCGAGAAGAGGATTGAACGACTACGTCGAGAAGGCGGTTCGAAAAGCCGAGCAAATTCATAAATCCGAAGGAAAAGGCGATATTTTAGTGTTCTTGACATCGCCGGCAGAAACCGAACGCGCGATGACGATGTTCCAGCGGACGAATACGGCAGACGATACGCTGTGTTTGCAACTTCACGGTAGATTACAAGCAGACGAACAAAAGCGCGTGTTCGACTTGGCTCCCGTCGGGAAGCGCAAGATCGTCTTTGCGACGAACTGCGCTGAAACGTCGATCACGATCGAAGGGATCAAGTTCGTACTCGATACGGGAATGGttaaagagaaaaaattcgacgccataagaaatatcagcTCGTTGGTGGTGACGAGGGTGAGCAAGAGTTCGGCGAACCAGAGAAAGGGGCGAGCAGGCAGAATGGAAGCGGGCAAATGTTTTCGGTTGTACAGCGAACAAGAGTATAACGAGATGGACGATTCGAGTAAGCCGGAAATTCTGCGCATGCATCTCGGGCAGGCGTTGTTGCAGTTGCTTTTGTTGACGGTGAACGTGAAGAATCTACGTAAATTCGACTTCGTCGAAGCCCCGCCTGCCGAGGCGATTGACAGCGCCCTCAGGGATCTCGTGGAAATCAAAGCGGTCGATGCGGAGGGAAAATTGACCCAATTGGGAGCGAAAATTGCCAAACTACCGCTGGATCCACGACTCGGTAAATTACTGCTCGATAGCGTAGACGCAGGTGTCGGTTTAGAAGGACTCGTGTTGGCGGCTTCGTCGACGATTGTCGGTAGCGTCTTCTTCCGGCTGGGTTCCGACGAACAAAAGAAACAGGCCGATCTGTGTAAGATACCGTTCTGCGAGTCGGCCGGAGACCAGCTAACCATGCTGAAAGTCTATCGCCAATGGGCGTTAGTCGCAGAGCGCGAGAAAAATCGCTGGTGCGTGGAAAACAGCATAAACGCGAAAGCTATGAGAATGACAAGGGATACGGAAAAAGAACTGAGCAAGCAACTCGATAAGGAGCTCGGTATAAAGTTGCCGAGTCATTTTCGAAGCGAAGAAGATTCAGAAAGGCTAATTTTGCCCATACTTTTCGACACGTTCAGTTCGAATCTGTGCATATACGCCGGACACGCGAGGATCGGCTATACTTCAGTGAAAAGCGGACAACAAGTCAAACTGCACCCTTCGTCCGCGCTGAACTACCTGGGAGAGACGCCGAAATGGCTCGTATTCGAAAGCGTGCTGAAAACGAGCGACAGTTTCATACTGAACGTGACGCCGGTAAACGATTCTCTCGTACGGATGGCGTGCGCGGACGGTTCCATCCCGGCGGATACGATGACGAAAGCGGAGCGTTACGTTTATGAACCCGTCACTTTGGCGGATTTTGGCGCTActttaatgaagaaattgacCGGCGTGAAGTTCGTACACGCTAAAGAGCTGGAAACCGAAATCTCCAGAAAGTGCGAAGACACGCTGGTATATTTCGACGTGAAATTCGATCGTGGTGAAATCGACGTGTACGCCAAAGCGCAATATTCGAATAACGTTAGGGATACGATTGCGCGATATCTCGAGCCGTTTCGTGAGGATTTACGCTCGGAGCAACGGATTCTACCGATTTCGGAAAGAACGAAAAGCGTGCGGGTGGTTCTAGGGACGGGCGCCGGCATAGCGGAAGTACTGATGCCCGGGGAGTACAAAACGGTCCGTATCGAAAATATTCCACCTGACTTCTCCGATGACGAGGTATTGGATATCTTCCGCGTGTTCGGTGTGGTCAAGCGTCACGCGCGTTTCCAAGCTAAACCACGGCGCGTCAGTTCGGTGTGGGGAACTATAACCTACGAGACGAAAGAACAGGCAATGCTGGCGGTCCAAGCCAGGGCTGAGGCGAGCGAAATCAAGGCTTTACCGGATATTCCGCGGCAGACCGCAAACAACAGCGGCCAGAATTTTGAAGTGTGTATCGAGTATACGCGACGACCGGCAAAAAATTTTGGATTTATCAAGTTTCGCGATGATGCCGACTTCACCATGGCGGCGTATGCGTTAAAGCACGTGTTAGTCGATAATACGACAATTATAAACATCAAACCTAGCAAAAATAAACGAGAACCGCATAAACCGATATCAGAATTGTACATGACTGGGCTACCCGCTTACGTAGACGAGGCGAATCTGAAGAAAGCGTTGACTGACAAGTTGAACGACCAAAGCCACATGCCGATAAACATAGACCGACTAACAATACCGAGACAGCCGGCTTATGCCAACCCAGACGAGGTAAGGCTATTAAAAGACTTTATCGTCGATCGGTTAATGTTTGACGGTACCCTGCCCGAAAACGAATACAGAATCGAAATCAGAGATCCGACTGAGAAAAACTTCGTGCAGAAGGCGAGCGTTTATTTTCGAAATCCGGCCGTTGGCGAAAGCTTCATCCGTAGTGTACGCGGTGACCTCAGATTTCCGAGCACATACGGCTCCGCTCCGTTGAAAGTCGAAGCCCGGCTATTCGCCAGTCTATTCCTGCACGCCGGCGTTCACGGCGCCCTTGCGTACGACATCGACCgcaagattgaagaaatttgTCAACCGTCGCCGGACCTTAAAATCGTAAAAAATCCTACGGGAAAGGGCGGTAGCTACCGAATTGACATTACTATGACAGCGAATGATAGCAAGCGTTTCGCTAAGTGTCTTTGCGACATGCAAAGGCTTATAGAAGGTGACCCTATACGGTGTACGGACTACGACTGTTTCAAGCACCTCATCAGTCAAGAGGGCAGACAAAAGCTGAAAACTATCGAAAAAGATACGATTTCGTTCATCGAGGTCGACAAGCGTACAAATACGCTGAATATCTTTGGCACAGAAAAATCGAGAACTTCGGCCAAGGTTGCAATCAACAAATACCTCGATGGGATTGTTGGAAAAAACGAGCTCGTTGTGCCCGTAGCTGGGCCAACGAGACCGGCGGGGTTCCTGAGAGCATTGATTAAAACATACGGCAAAACGTTCGACGCATTGAGAACCGCGTGCGAAGTGAATGCCATACACGTCGATTTACGTCGTAAAGTGCTGAAAATCCACGGTTCGTCGGAAGGACAGCGGAAAGTCGAAGCCGCGCTCCATGACTTAGCGAGATCGATGAGTGATGAAGTGATGGAAGAGGTGGTTGAAATCGAATGTTGCGTTTGTTTTGTGCCGATCGACCCGAAAGATTCGATGTATCGTCTGCAGTTGTGCGGCCATCTGTATTGTAAAGAGTGCGCGCGCGGACAAATCGATCACGCCACCAACTCGAAAGATTTCCCAATCGCCTGCGCTGCTGAAAATTGTCCGGAACAAAACTGGTGTTTGAAGGACATCCACACCTTCATACAACCGGATAGCGGGCCCTTCAGGAAACTGCTCGAAGCCGCCATTTCGTCTTTCGTTTCGAAAAACGCTGCCAAATTCCACTATTGCCTCACGCCGAATTGTAGAATGATCTACCGTTTAAGCGACGACGGCGAAAAGTTCACGTGTCCACTATGCAATCGGGATATCTGTACTACCTGTAACGAGCAGTACCACGCGGGTCTGACGTGCGGCCAGTACAAGTCGGCTAGAGCCGATGGCGTGGAGCAGTGGATGCTCGGCgattctaaaaatagaaaaatctgCCCGAAATGCGGCATCGTTATCGAAAAGAATGACGGTTGTAATCATATGacttgtagaaattgtaaaGCGCATTTCTGCTGGCTTTGTCTCGCAGTTTCTGCCGGTGCAGATGAGTTTTACCTACATCAGAGAACGTGCGGGCGAAGGCCGATGCCACCGATCTGA
- the LOC141902159 gene encoding heat shock factor 2-binding protein-like yields the protein MDSLRKENDSLKCEREHWKSRYESTLSECEKEREEKFQLQCEIQNVNDQMSEQFQYLSTMGAASCTLLWRVSRCEDSIESILTGSKIGDFLTVVNSTIQSYSVTYKEEKPAENSDETQFILALCGIVTNIAASAYGRNFLVTNEIGVKLLDSMMDTLSDLKHGRCAKMKNLILMTLYNVSINQKGLKIVTSKSGIIGLLVWILQGENDSEIQLNSIRLIQSLLIEQTNSKVILQAKEVISTQMLQQFAGNNANKAVQEAAIELMSDMRNITGATINQQ from the exons ATGGATAGTTTACGTAAGGAAAACGACAGTTTGAAGTGTGAACGGGAGCATTGGAAATCACGTTACGAGTCGACGCTCTCCGAGTGCGAGAAAGAAAGAGAG GAGAAATTTCAACTGCAATGCGAAATACAGAACGTGAATGACCAGATGAGCGAACAGTTTCAGTATCTATCCACTATGGGCGCGGCTAGCTGTACGTTATTGTGGAGGGTGTCCAGATGCGAGGACAGCATCGAATCCATTCTTACCGGG AGTAAAATTGGTGATTTCCTGACAGTGGTCAATAGCACTATACAGAGTTATTCGGTGACGTACAAGGAGGAAAAGCCGGCGGAGAACTCGGACGAAACGCAGTTTATATTGGCTCTATGCGGCATCGTGACCA ATATCGCCGCATCGGCCTACGGTCGCAATTTCCTGGTTACAAACGAAATCGGCGTGAAATTATTGGACTCGATGATGGACACTCTGTCAGACCTTAAACATGGACGTTGcgctaaaatgaaaaa TTTGATATTAATGACGCTTTACAACGTCAGCATCAATCAAAAAGGATTGAAAATAGTAACGTCGAAATCTGGAATAATAGGTTTACTGGTTTGGATTTTACAAG GAGAAAATGATTCGGAAATTCAACTGAACTCAATACGTCTGATACAGTCATTACTGATAGAACAAACTAATAGCAAAGTTATTCTACAAGCAAAAGAAGTT ATATCCACACAAATGCTTCAACAGTTTGCCGGTAACAACGCGAACAAGGCAGTTCAAGAGGCAGCCATTGAGCTGATGTCCGATATGAGAAACATTACCGGAGCAACTATCAACCAGCAATAA